Below is a window of Terriglobia bacterium DNA.
ATCCAGGCTTACAAAAACCAGGATTCTCTGGCCCAAGGTGTTCATTCGGTATACAAGTTCAAAAGTGCAGAATGGGTATGCTTGCAAGCCCTTGAAATCATGAACCAGCTTGAATTTCGTCGGGGAGAGAAGGCTTGAACCCGACCACCTGGTCCCGTCTATAACAACGACGGCGGTGTCAAGGGCGAAAAATGGCTTCGACGCCTTTGGGTGGAAAGGAGCGCCATTTCGCTCTCGCTGGAACATAGACTCTTCACAATGACCAAGACCCGCGGTTTGCATTAATCCCTGCGGTGGCAGCGTGCCCCCACCATCCATCTATTCGGTCTGTTCTTCCGACCATGATTATTTATTCAAACTCCCAGGCTTTTCTGGGAGACAGAGCGCCCATTCAAACCAACGGCCTATCGTTCGGCCACAGGACCAGTCGGGCTACCCCGCATGCGAGTTACTCGGATAGCCACTCTATTGCGTAAACTTCCGCAGCGGTGAACTGGTGAAGCATTACAGGAGAGTTATCCGGCGTTATGCCGATCCAATAATCGAGTTGCCCGAGTCCCTTTTTCAGAGGGGTGAGATCAGCCATGGTCTGGCGCTGTTTGTCGCGAACCCGAAGTTGAATAATAAGTGTGTGTGTGCTCTGCAACGTGTCCACATACACGTACTGAGAATCGTTTGACCAATTCACGTTATCACCAGTAATAGAATCCGCAATGCTGGTCCAGTGCTTTGCTTTGATATCGAACAACATCAGCTCACGGGTTTGGGGTTTGAGTGCAGCAATGAACTCCCCTGATGGAGACCACCGTGCTGTACGAAAGCCGTTTGTATCCGGTAAGATTTCTTCCATTCCGGTCGTCAAATCAATGCGCCGAACCCAACATGAATGTGTTTCTTCACAGGAGATATTGCCATATATAAGCGCTTTGCCATCGGGTGACCACGTTGGCGCTCCTTGCCCATCTGTTCCGCTAGCAGCTTCCTTGAGCGGTCCTCCATCACGATCCACAAGAAAAATTCTCCATGGTTTGCCGGACTCTTTACCCATGAAAGCAATTTGTCGTCCATCTGGGGACCAAGCGGAAAATTCGGTTTCCATGGGAGGCTTGCTCAATCGAATAGCATCGCTGCCATCGATTCGACTGCGCCACAGGGATTGATCCGCGGGTAACACGTAGGTCATCCATTGACCATTGCGTGAAAAAGACAGGCAATCGGCTGAAAGCCCCAAGAGAAATGCCTGGAAAGTTTTCGACCGTGAATCATATTTGAGAAGTTCGCCACGGTTCGGGTCGGCACTCAGCATAAAAAACTCATGATTATTTTTTCCTGTTGCAATATCTCCAATTTCCGACATTCGGATGGGAAGTCTGGATTCCGAGATTCCCGATCCATTTCGCTTGGCTATAAATATCTCTGATTGGCCATTCACCTCGCGTTTGTTATAAATAAGATTCTTTCCGCCCGGTGTCCAAGCCCAAGTTCCGCAACACTCTTTTCCAAGCGGCAGTTTTCTAGGAGTTATGGCGGCGGAGTCACTCTTGGTAATATCCAATTCCCATGGTGTTTCACTCCGAGCTGCATAATCCATGAGCACGGTCCACAGTTTCTTTCCATCTGGAGACCACAATAAGCTGCGAGGAATGAATGAGAATGTATTAATGACGCGGGCATGGCCGCCATCAGAGTCGCAAATGGAGATTGATGCCCCATTGATGCAAGCGATTTGATGGTTATCGGGAGACCAACGGGCAGAATCACAAAGCATGTCGCCGACTTGATGTGGCGTCCCTCCTCGCACCGGTAGAATCCAAAGCGGTTTGCCACCTTTCTCTACCGTTCCGCTGAATGACGTAATCAAGAGACTCTGGCCATCATTAGAGATATCCTGAATTTCGACATTTGCAAAAGGAGTCTCTAATGTGTAAGTCGGCCCTCCGGCCGTTGAAGAGGCTACTGCGACTTCCCGATTTGCTTCAAACTCGTTGAAATACAGGGTTGAACCGTCAGTGACCAAATTGCTCTTAAGACGCCCATCTTCAGTAATCTTATGAAACCGACCAATATGAACAGCTGCAGGTGTATGCATGATCGTTGCTCGAAAACCAACCACCGTCAAGACGCCGAGCACACTGGCAGCAATGACAATCAGCTTTCCTCTGCCGCGCAAAACACCGCAAGCTGTGACCCATAAATTTTTGGTTTCCGTCTTGCCTGGCAAAGGGTTTTCTACGCTGTGTTCTGGTGGTTCCTTGCGAATCGTTGGTGCCAGAGTTGTGAGAGGGATTATGACGGATGACTGACTTTCTTCCGAATTGTTTGGCACCCCATTTAGTTGCGACGGGAGCTCCGCTTCGGTAGTTAAATAATTGTCTTGAAGAAGCCAAGCGTCTAGTTCATGCTTAAAAGCAAAAACCGCCTGCTTTTGCCCGCCTGGGACGCGGTGCACAGGAAGACCACGCTTTTCCCAACGGCTTACAGTACGTTCAGTCCGTTTTAAGTAATTCGCAATTTCCTTCCAGGAATCCAACCTGTCATTGGATGAGAGACTTTCTTTCATCTTACTCGAACCCGCCTGAATATCTATTTTATCTGTTCTGAGCAGCAACATTAAGGAGAATAAGAGCGCGCTCATAAACCGTTTTCATCATATTCTGGTTCATTCGCACATTGTGATCCCATAATGGAACACCTGCCCCCAGCGCATGTATGTAGCTTTTATCTTCTTGAAACAGATCTATTGGTTAGATTTACGTGCGCCTAGCTAACACGGTGAAAAGTAAGGCCGATGTCCTCTTTTGACTTGTATTGTCCTGTGCTGTCTGTTTGCCTCTAAGCCATTCGAGCCTACAACATTTGTGAACCGGCAAGCACTCGCCGCTTCAAAACATCCTGCAACGAACGCGATCAAGTGAATGGCTAAGTGTCTCAGCGTGCAGATAAAGGCGCAGCTCATCGCTTGCAGCACGATGCCGGATCAATCCGAAAATGGAGGCGATATGAGAACTCGATATGAAATGTTTTGTCGAGCGTTAGTCTTATCTGTTCTGTCTCTCTTGATGTTGGGCACGAGACAGCTTTCTGTGGCCCAAACTGCTCCACACCCGTCTTACGTCGAGAATGGAACGCTCTATTCTGCGACGGCAACCAACGACTTTTCTCAAAAAGCCGCGGAAAATGTCTCGCGCATTCTGGATCAAAAGCCGCAAAAGAATAGCGTGCTTTATCTTACCAATTCAGACGAAGGCTCCACCGATGCCGGCACGGGGCATGATCTCTTCTTGCTCAATAGCGATAACCAAGTTGCCCATCTGATTGCGCAAAATGTTGTATCGGCAGTATTGTCCCCCGATGCAGCAAAGGTAGCGTTTTGGAATGAAGAACACAAAGTACACATTGTTACTTCTGACAACATGCCCTTGCTGGAAATCGAGGGTCACGCGGCAGCCCCGATTTTCTCGCATGATGGCAATCTGGTGGCATATCAAAAATTGGCTGATTACAGTCCGGACGGGGACCCTCACAGCCTATTTGAGTCTGCCAAAGGAATTGCAATTCACGATCTGCGAACAGGCGAGGATCGGCTTGTAACGACAGGGGGCATGGATGACTTTGAGCCGATTGGATTTTCCTTGGATAAGACCAAACTCTACTTCAATTCCAGTCGTCCTTCAGAAAAATCGCCTCAAGCGCATGTTGCGTCATTGTGGGTCGTTGACCTTAGAAACGGCAAAACAACTCGACTGACAAACATACAGCAGGCTGACGGACACTCCTCCGAGGAGTTAACACCCATAGTCAGCCAAAGTGCGATCTGGAGCTCTGATCACAAGACTGTTATTTCATCGAACAACTCCAAAGAGGGTGTTTGGATCTTCAACTTTTCCGAAGATGGCGGATTGACATCTGCGGCTCAAATGGGCGATGGCGACTCTCCACAATGGGTGGTTCCCGACAAGAGTGTGGTGTTTCACACTCTGACAGACGGCAAGAGCGCCTGGCGGCAGATCAACTTGCGGTAACAAAAACAGTACAAACACAACCTTACTGGAGATTGAGATTATGAAAACTTATTCATCGCTGCTTCTATTTGTAGCGTTTACGATGGGTGGCGTCAGCGCAAACGCACAGGCGCTTTACCGCCTGCCACTTGCTTCAAATCCCGGCTACAGCGCCTGGTTCGATCATGACACAAGCACCTCCCTATTGCGCTACGATTGCAATACCACTTTTCAATACAACGACCATCATGGCACTGACTTCGCATGCTCGACTGGGACCAACGTTTTTGCCGGTGCCACAGGCACGATTTATTTCACGACAAATGGCTGCCCTGACGGGTCTTCACCGACCTGTGGTGGAGGATACGGCAACCACATCAGGCTCCAAGCAACTCGTGACGGGCGTGTAAGCATATATGCACATCTTGAAAGTGGAACATTGACGTCGCTTACAAGTGTGGGGTGCGGGTTTCTAATCGCACAATCTGGTGCCTCAGGAGATGCGACAGGCCCTCACCTCCATTTTGAACTTTGGCAAAACACCAGCATAGGAACGCGGCTGGATTTCTTCGGTGGCGCATGTAATTCCCCAAGCTTTTGGGTCAATCAAAATGGAGGATTTCCAACAACAACCTGCCAATAAATGTTTGCTCTTCTGAGCCAGCCTGCCGATGAGCAAAATTCGCTCATCGGCAGGTGAATTTCATTCTCCTAGCAAACTTGTAAAAGGACCTGGCCCAGCACCAGAGGGAACTGCCAAACAACTTCTCCTCGTGTTTTGGGCGGTCATCCCCTCTACTGGCTTATGCACGGAACATCTCCAAAGATGGAGCTTGGTAATTCACTGCAGTTGGGAAAATAAAACTTTATTCAACAACCAATGTCAAATTCAGTGATCGAGTCGCATGGCCGTCGTTCGCGGTAACGATTAAAGCATAAGTTCCTGATGGAGTTCCATTATTTGCAGAAATGGAATTTTGCTGCGTTGGACCGCCAGCACACGAAATCGTTGCTGCAAGAAGCGCGACTACCATTAACACTGAGATACCGATTCGATGCTTTGGCTTTCCCATAATCAAAATAGCCAATACAACTGTACCCAATAATACCGATGCAAGCTGGCCAAGTTTTCCAGTCCTATTGACCGTACGGGCTGTCGCGTGTGGGGAAGTCGGCACCATTACATCGAATGAGATAATCCCATCCGCGATGGGCTGAAGCTGAGATGGAGAGGCCACACAAATCTGACCTGGAGGAGCACCTGTACACGTTATCTGGATCGGAGAAGCATATCCGCTTATGCTCTGTAGCTCTAAATGGAAAAAACCTGTTTGCCCAGCAGTTATGTGAATTGTAGGACTAGAAGTTGATTGAACTCTTATCTGATAATTTGTTGCATTTCCAAGAAGACCAACAACAGCAAAATTATTAAATGGATCATTGCTATGTATTTCAATTCCCCCTGATTGCAAGCCTGTCCTAGCTGGCGTAAAAGACACATTGAAGCTGCAACTCGAATTAGGATTGATGGTTGGAGGGCAGATCCCCTGGAGAGAAAACCCAGCGCTACTGGTCACAGGCTGTAACTGAGCAGCTACATTTCCGGTATTGAATACTGAGACCTGTTGTGATTTAGAACTTGTCCCAATAACCGTGGGCTCAAATTGCAACTCTGGGACAGAAACCTGTACAGCAGGGCCAACCGCATTCCCCTCAACAGTCAACACATGAGGGCTCGCGGTCGTATTATCAAAAAGTTGAATTTGCCCCGATTGAAATCCCGGATGTCTGGGGCTGAAAATCACCGTTAACGGAAAACTGGTGCCGGGAGCAATTTGGTTGAAAGGGACTTGAGTCGTAAAAAACTCTCCTGGCATACTAATGCCACCAAAGAACAAAGCGCTTGTCCCAGAATTAAATAAATTTATTGTTTGAGGTGCTGATTCCTGTCCAAGAGTCAGGTCTTGGAAATTGAACCCCGATGTACTCACACTGAAAGCAGGCGTGCCAGATAGAACTGTGGTGAACATATCGGTGACGCTTCTCACATTACCCCGTGCATTAGCAGCACCCGCACGAAAGTAATATGTGGTATTTGGCTGCAACCCATTTGCAAGGGCCGACAGTATGTGATCAGCGCCATCTCCGATTGCATCCAATAGATAGAGGTTCGTCACTTGGAAGTCTGGTGTTGTTGAGATCTCGAAATAAGGACTAGTACTGGTAAAATTCGCATTGAAGATGCCATTAAGAATCGCCGATCTGTCGCCCACCCAACTCGCACCTCCCGTCGCCGGGGTCGGAAAAGGTATTGACGGAGTATTAACAATAAGTGCAGAAGAAGATGAAGTGGTCCCTCCTACTGTCACAACGGTAATAGGTCCAGTCTGAGCATTTTCGGGAACCTGTACCGTTAAACTGGTGCTTCCCGTACTGTCGGCAATCGCAGCAGGTATCCCGTTAAATAAAACTGATGTGACACCAAGCAGATTTGTACCATTCACAGTTATGAATTGCCCTGCACTGGCACTCGTTGGTGAAAATCCTGAAATCACGGGTGGCATACTGCTGTATACCGCCGTTAAAATGTGATTAGTATCCATTGTTATGTTTGTAAAGGCTTGAGCGGATACAGGCACTGCCGTACTTTTCGCGAATGAAGAAAAATGTATTACACCATCCAAAAGCCAGTGATCAAATATGTTGTTCCCAAGTTGGGATGGGACAGCAACATTCACGGTAGTATTCTTAATAAAATTTAACTCTGTCCCTTGAAATCGACCAATCAAATCGAACGGATTTACTGTAGCTCCAAGACCGTCATCGGGATTGGAAGATCGTACTTTCAAATTGAAGCTGTCGAGCGGAGATCCTGTTACAGTAGAACCGGGAACATAAGAAAAATACTCATTGTCGTCTACTTCTATCGCGTTGCAGAATAAGTAACCAAGACCAAGAAATGTACCAGCATCTCCAAAAGGGCGGCGGCTTCCATTGTCGGTGACGATTGAAATTTCATTATTCATCAGGCGCTTTATTAAAGTTCCGTCCGGATGTGCATGGCTATTCGATAAGAGTGATCGTGGTACTGATATTACGCCCCCCATGAAATAGCTGGCCATCTCTTCGTGTGAGATAGTAATGACATTTTTAAAATCAAACTGATCATGAGCTAAGGCTACGGTCTGGTTATATGGGTTTCGCAAAACATCCGGAGATGCTATTCCATCTCTATGAATCGCAGCGCGGTGTTCATCAGGACCGCGAATGAGATAGACAACTGCATTGCCTCTTTCCTGCACAAATGTACCAACGGGGTGCGATGGGAATGAGCCATTTACAGTAAATTGCTCAGAGCTGCCGTCACGACAGAGACGCTCAGTTATACCAACTGTCTTGGAGATCAGTCCCCGTACTTGATTTTTGCCTTCATATACAACAAAGTGCAGATGATAATTTGGATCAGGGTTGACGCATGTTTTTCCTAAATATCCAATCAAATTTTGGCTCGTAACATGCATTCCAGGAAAAGCGACAACAGTATCTAAATGAAGATAGCCACTCCACCATTGGGGGTTAACGCTATTAGGGTGAGCGACTAATACAGCGTGACAGCTGGCTGCAGTTCCCGATCCTCCCCACTCCACTACATCTCCATCTGCAGCTGCAAATACCTGGGCAAGAGCATCATCATCTCTGCTACTGCTATTGGGGTTATATTTATTAATATCCCATGCATTGGTATCATCTGCCGCTCCGTAACCGCCTCCCACGATATGGGCTCCCGTGCCTGGGTGCTGAAGGAATTCCCACGTGCTATCTCTGACGTCTGAATGTGTAAATCTTAGCGGCCCTTCCAATGGAGATACGACCTGGACAGGAGCTTGCGCAATACTTAATGAAGAGAAAGCAATTATTCCTGCAATGATGCGGATTATCTTCATACCCCCTCCGGGCTGGGAGCATACCTCGACTAATCTTGTGATCTCATATTTTGAAAAACTGCCTGCTCAAATGAGCTTTGCCTAAGAAACACAATGTAAGAGGTATTTTTTCGCGGAAAGTATACCAAATACTGGTACTGAAAACCACTCATTGGCCCCTCTGGTAGTGGTACAGTTTGTGAATCCGGTTCATCGCTGCGCGATGAACGTCTGCCTAAAGGCCCGCGATTCGTGAGCGAATCGCTAGACGCTGAATACTGCTAGTGGGTCAGTTTTTCAAACTGACCCACTACAGCCCCTCTGGTGAGGACTTCACAACCTCGTTGCAGACGGTTCGTGGAAAGCTGTTGAGCTGTTTGGCTTCTGGAGGCTTTCTGTGTCGTAAACTTACCGATGAAGAGCAGTTTCATGGAACTGCTCGACACATCGACAGTGACTACTATTGGTCAAAATGCAACAGAGGCGGTCGGTGCTCGATTGTTTCGTGATTCCTCGCCTTGCTGCTCTAAAAGGCATTTTTCTGTTAAGGGAACTCGACAACCCGCCATTCATCGAGCTTTATCGAATGCAAAATCTGCGTCGTGTTTTGATCATAATGGGTCGGTTATTGGTATACGGGCAAAGGAGTCCATGAGCAGCTCCTGGCTGAGGCGCCGGATTTGCCGTTATTGGTTAACCCAAATGTTTTTTTCGCCCGTGAATGATACTCCGAGTGCAACAGGGCAGTAAGCGCCGAACAGTTATTAACGTTTAGGCTGCTATCCTTTAATAAGGTCGGACGGTATTAAAGGATCCCTGAATTGCCCCGGGCGGACCCTGAGGGGGGTGCTATTTGGTTGGCTTTTTGGATGCTTTGCCGATGGTACGGAGAGCGAGAATCGCCGGGTAATTGCTCGGGGATTTCCCCAATGCTTTCATGTGCTTGGTGACCAACTCGTGCTCCTCGTCGGAGAAATAGTAGCGGACATGCTTGGTCTTGGTAGGCGCATGTAACCTTTGAATGCGAAGCTCGGGTTCGAGGACTTCGCGGATAAAGTCGCTGATGGATTCCTTTTTATGAAGGCGGGTCAACTGCTCAAGCTTTTCGTGTTCCGTGGGCGTCAATTCAATTTCAAGGGTAAGCTTTTGTGGCTTCTCCTTTGACTTGCTGGCTTCCTGCAAGAGCAGGTCGGCAAAGAATTGACTGATGCTGATGTGATTGTCACGGCAGTACTGCGAAATCTTCTTATGTTCCTCCTCGGTCAAGTTCGTGTAGAGGAACCGTTCGCGGATGCCTTTGCCTTGACTTCGTTTTACCGTGGCTACTGGCCGTTTGGGTGTTTTTAACACGGGGGTAAGTATTAAGGATTTTTAAAGTTGATCTGACACCGAATCATAAGATACGTGTACAGACCAAATCAATGACATTATTGCCGCAGAATCTGTTGGATATTGAACCGAAATAGGGGCATAAGCGGAACGATGCTGGCGATGATTGCCAGGAGAATTACGAGAGTGGCGCTAAGTATATAAATCGTAGGATCTAATGCCGTAACGCCGTAGAGCATCGAGGATAGAACTCGGCTCAGGCTGATCACGATGACTGATCCGATGAGGACGCCGCCTATAGTGGCGAAGAGACCAAGTCGGCTGACGAGAAAGGCTGTCCGAATAGGCGTTGCTCCGAGTGCCATGCGGATGGCGATTTCGCGGCGTCTTTGTGTGACTGCATTTGCCACAACCCCATAGATGCCAAAGACAGCTGAGAGAATTCCGATACCGGCGAAGGCGGTTAGAAGCGCTAAGCTTGCATGGCGTCCACTGAGATAATTTCTGCTCAAGTAGGCGTCCAGAGTCTCGAAGCTCTCCACTGGAAGGTCTCTGTCAACATCTTGGAGTGCTTTTAAGGCGGCACTCTTGGCCGCATCACTTGAGAGAGTGGTATTGACAACAAAGGAAAGGGCCGGCGATGGATCCTGATACTGGGGAACGTAGACCTGCATCCATCTGACCTGGCGCTCTGGTCCAAAGTGTTTGATTTCTTTCACCACCCCAATTACCTCTCGCCAGGGGCCCGGTTCGCCCGTGAAGAGTGCCATGCGGAGATGTTTTCCGAGAGGGGTTTGGCCGGGCCAGAGTTTGGCCGCTAGAACATCGTCCATAACTACGACTGGCGAAGTGCCCTGGCGATCGGCATTTGTAAAATCGCGTCCTTCAAGAACAGGAAGCCGCATCACCTGAAAAAAACCTGGCAAGATGGATTCTTCTTCCACGAGCAGTGGTTTACCAAAGAGTGGGGATTGCGAATCTGGGTCCATGCTATTGACCAAGGCTTGGCTCGTTAGGGGCAGACTCGAAATTCCACTCACTAATTGCATTGCGGGTAGGCTGCCGAGTTTCTCAACTGCTGTTTTATAGAGACTCAATTGTTTCTCAGGTTCTTTGTAGCGGTTGAGAGGGGGCGTGATTTGAAAGGAAAAAACATTGTGCGGGTTGAACCCCAGATCAACTTTTTGCACTTCGTAAAGACTTTTGATAAGCAATCCAGCAACTAACGCCAATCCGGAGGCGAAGGCAACCTCGCTTAAGATCAGGATGCCGCGTGGGAGAGACCGACGCCTGTTCGAGGAACCAGGCTCGCCTCTGAGTTCGTTGCCGATTTTGAGCCGGAAAGCATAGAGAGCCGGAACAAGAGTGCTGGCCAAGGTGGCGCACAACGTCATTGCTAGCGTGAGGGCG
It encodes the following:
- a CDS encoding M23 family metallopeptidase, with the protein product MKTYSSLLLFVAFTMGGVSANAQALYRLPLASNPGYSAWFDHDTSTSLLRYDCNTTFQYNDHHGTDFACSTGTNVFAGATGTIYFTTNGCPDGSSPTCGGGYGNHIRLQATRDGRVSIYAHLESGTLTSLTSVGCGFLIAQSGASGDATGPHLHFELWQNTSIGTRLDFFGGACNSPSFWVNQNGGFPTTTCQ
- a CDS encoding choice-of-anchor D domain-containing protein, with amino-acid sequence MKIIRIIAGIIAFSSLSIAQAPVQVVSPLEGPLRFTHSDVRDSTWEFLQHPGTGAHIVGGGYGAADDTNAWDINKYNPNSSSRDDDALAQVFAAADGDVVEWGGSGTAASCHAVLVAHPNSVNPQWWSGYLHLDTVVAFPGMHVTSQNLIGYLGKTCVNPDPNYHLHFVVYEGKNQVRGLISKTVGITERLCRDGSSEQFTVNGSFPSHPVGTFVQERGNAVVYLIRGPDEHRAAIHRDGIASPDVLRNPYNQTVALAHDQFDFKNVITISHEEMASYFMGGVISVPRSLLSNSHAHPDGTLIKRLMNNEISIVTDNGSRRPFGDAGTFLGLGYLFCNAIEVDDNEYFSYVPGSTVTGSPLDSFNLKVRSSNPDDGLGATVNPFDLIGRFQGTELNFIKNTTVNVAVPSQLGNNIFDHWLLDGVIHFSSFAKSTAVPVSAQAFTNITMDTNHILTAVYSSMPPVISGFSPTSASAGQFITVNGTNLLGVTSVLFNGIPAAIADSTGSTSLTVQVPENAQTGPITVVTVGGTTSSSSALIVNTPSIPFPTPATGGASWVGDRSAILNGIFNANFTSTSPYFEISTTPDFQVTNLYLLDAIGDGADHILSALANGLQPNTTYYFRAGAANARGNVRSVTDMFTTVLSGTPAFSVSTSGFNFQDLTLGQESAPQTINLFNSGTSALFFGGISMPGEFFTTQVPFNQIAPGTSFPLTVIFSPRHPGFQSGQIQLFDNTTASPHVLTVEGNAVGPAVQVSVPELQFEPTVIGTSSKSQQVSVFNTGNVAAQLQPVTSSAGFSLQGICPPTINPNSSCSFNVSFTPARTGLQSGGIEIHSNDPFNNFAVVGLLGNATNYQIRVQSTSSPTIHITAGQTGFFHLELQSISGYASPIQITCTGAPPGQICVASPSQLQPIADGIISFDVMVPTSPHATARTVNRTGKLGQLASVLLGTVVLAILIMGKPKHRIGISVLMVVALLAATISCAGGPTQQNSISANNGTPSGTYALIVTANDGHATRSLNLTLVVE
- a CDS encoding ABC transporter permease, yielding MIQDLQFTLRLIRKRAGMTILVLAALGLGIGLNSAIFSAVNAIILRPLPIHEPDRVVWLHSRVNRTGGQLGTSYADFLDWKAQSHLFESMAAMYFFSATLSGQGPPQHIKVVGISASGFDVWGIQTASGRNFTNADDEPGANRVVILTYAFWQHQFGGDPSILGKDLLLDDRQYTIIGILQPTPINVLTYSDVYVTNGPLLNQPHIMERDTRWFFPLGRMKPHVSIAQAQAEMDTIASRLASQYPATTKDMGIRVESMTENLISGSGKPLLLLILASSLIFLLAVLNVMTIFLAAALERAQELSVRLALGSPRSILLRQLLLQALMFAIVGAGLGLLFAKLGLVYFLDRFPNAAQRFHETNIDLRVIALTLAMTLCATLASTLVPALYAFRLKIGNELRGEPGSSNRRRSLPRGILILSEVAFASGLALVAGLLIKSLYEVQKVDLGFNPHNVFSFQITPPLNRYKEPEKQLSLYKTAVEKLGSLPAMQLVSGISSLPLTSQALVNSMDPDSQSPLFGKPLLVEEESILPGFFQVMRLPVLEGRDFTNADRQGTSPVVVMDDVLAAKLWPGQTPLGKHLRMALFTGEPGPWREVIGVVKEIKHFGPERQVRWMQVYVPQYQDPSPALSFVVNTTLSSDAAKSAALKALQDVDRDLPVESFETLDAYLSRNYLSGRHASLALLTAFAGIGILSAVFGIYGVVANAVTQRRREIAIRMALGATPIRTAFLVSRLGLFATIGGVLIGSVIVISLSRVLSSMLYGVTALDPTIYILSATLVILLAIIASIVPLMPLFRFNIQQILRQ